From Draconibacterium halophilum, one genomic window encodes:
- a CDS encoding GFA family protein, with protein MEYLGSCLCKGIKFKVIGDFESFYLCHCRYCRKDTGSAHAANLFSTTAKLEWIKTETEIKTYQPHKSNHVKAFCTNCGSALPNLQMDGKLLVVPAGCLDTNLEKRPDAHIFISNKASWDDSLEEINKFGHLPE; from the coding sequence ATGGAATACTTGGGTTCTTGTTTATGCAAAGGAATTAAATTTAAAGTTATAGGTGACTTTGAGAGTTTTTATTTATGTCATTGCAGATATTGTAGGAAAGATACAGGGTCTGCACATGCTGCAAATTTATTTTCTACAACAGCTAAACTAGAATGGATAAAAACAGAAACTGAAATTAAAACATATCAACCACATAAGAGTAATCATGTGAAAGCTTTTTGTACAAATTGTGGTTCAGCTCTGCCTAATTTACAAATGGATGGTAAACTTTTAGTAGTTCCAGCAGGATGTTTAGATACAAATCTAGAAAAACGACCTGATGCACATATTTTTATCTCAAACAAAGCAAGTTGGGATGATTCGTTGGAAGAAATAAATAAATTTGGACACTTACCAGAATAA